The Actinopolyspora erythraea genome has a segment encoding these proteins:
- a CDS encoding LmeA family phospholipid-binding protein: MRRAFPFKKFTITLVVLLGLLLAADFGAAAAAEYQVSKKMGEKLEGNRDPGVRITGFPFLTQAARGDFRDVRLRVPDVDVGPLRDVDVRARLHHARLSTFGMLTGGSSRIRVEEVTGSVRIDESDLDGVLPVRDLRITPAEGSDASAATAGGSGGDSSTRVRMRGKVDIAGTTNRVAVTGGLHLRDGELRIVPDELELDNSAVGRVDLAGPFEKAILRQFDTSVDPGGMPFDVRPTAVRVERGALVVAGTAENVIIDGDGVGG; encoded by the coding sequence GTGCGACGTGCCTTCCCGTTCAAGAAGTTCACGATCACGCTGGTCGTGCTCCTCGGTCTCCTCCTCGCGGCCGACTTCGGTGCCGCGGCGGCCGCCGAGTACCAGGTCTCCAAGAAGATGGGGGAGAAACTCGAGGGAAATCGCGATCCCGGAGTGCGGATAACGGGTTTCCCGTTCCTGACGCAGGCGGCACGCGGTGACTTCCGCGACGTCCGGTTACGCGTCCCCGACGTGGACGTGGGGCCGCTGCGGGACGTGGACGTCCGGGCGCGGCTGCACCACGCGCGGCTGTCCACGTTCGGGATGCTGACGGGCGGCAGCAGCCGGATAAGGGTCGAGGAGGTCACCGGCAGCGTTCGCATCGACGAGTCCGACCTCGACGGAGTGCTACCGGTCCGGGACCTGCGGATAACCCCGGCCGAGGGATCGGACGCCTCGGCCGCGACGGCCGGGGGATCGGGCGGCGACTCCTCGACCAGGGTGCGGATGCGGGGGAAGGTCGACATCGCGGGCACCACCAACCGTGTGGCGGTGACGGGCGGGCTGCACCTCCGGGACGGCGAGCTGCGGATCGTGCCCGACGAGCTGGAGCTGGACAACAGTGCCGTCGGGCGCGTGGACCTGGCGGGCCCCTTCGAGAAGGCGATCCTGCGGCAGTTCGACACCTCGGTCGACCCCGGGGGGATGCCGTTCGACGTGCGCCCGACGGCCGTGCGGGTCGAGCGCGGCGCACTGGTGGTGGCGGGCACCGCCGAGAACGTGATCATCGACGGCGACGGGGTCGGCGGCTGA
- a CDS encoding thioredoxin family protein has product MPPGWWALLGALLVTAVLGTALRAREGRITRRNNERGNGVDRSVFDQLPTEIAEVLRREVTGGAREAGTVASGRAHGCPPEVTLLQLSTTFCAPCRHTRVLLSTMAERTTGLRHVEIDLTSRPEWSGPLRVHTTPTTLALDPAGRELFRLSGVPRRDGLTEALRPHLP; this is encoded by the coding sequence ATGCCGCCGGGCTGGTGGGCCCTGCTGGGCGCGCTGCTGGTGACCGCGGTGCTCGGCACGGCGCTGCGCGCGCGGGAGGGCAGGATCACCAGGCGGAATAACGAGCGGGGAAACGGAGTTGACCGGTCGGTGTTCGATCAGCTTCCCACGGAAATCGCCGAGGTACTGCGCCGCGAGGTGACCGGCGGCGCACGCGAGGCCGGGACGGTGGCGTCAGGCCGGGCGCACGGTTGCCCGCCCGAGGTCACCCTGCTGCAGCTGTCCACCACGTTCTGCGCGCCGTGCCGGCACACCCGCGTCCTGCTGTCGACGATGGCCGAGCGGACCACGGGCCTGCGGCACGTGGAGATCGACCTGACCAGCCGTCCGGAGTGGTCGGGCCCCCTGCGGGTGCACACCACCCCGACCACCCTCGCGCTGGACCCGGCGGGCAGGGAGCTGTTCCGGCTCTCGGGAGTTCCCCGGCGGGACGGCCTCACCGAGGCCCTGCGCCCCCACCTTCCCTGA
- a CDS encoding putative leader peptide, translating into MHVLLTSRRAVDLCRVGSSLCRG; encoded by the coding sequence GTGCATGTACTGCTGACCTCCAGGCGCGCGGTGGACCTGTGCCGCGTCGGAAGCAGCCTGTGTCGCGGATGA
- a CDS encoding DUF4395 domain-containing protein — translation MPSDARIDPRGVRFTAWITSGILVVGLLTGSWRVLAVQTALFALCSFVGLRMNPWGHFYRHAVRPHLSEEQDRPHEDPSPVRFAQGIGFACTLVATIGYAGGWTALGVTTNTLALVAALLNAAFGYCLGCRLYPLARRLVPVGPATRTR, via the coding sequence ATGCCCAGTGATGCCCGCATCGATCCACGCGGTGTCCGCTTCACGGCATGGATCACCAGCGGCATCCTCGTCGTTGGCCTGCTGACCGGGAGTTGGCGGGTACTGGCGGTGCAGACCGCTCTGTTCGCGCTGTGCTCCTTCGTGGGACTGCGCATGAATCCGTGGGGACACTTCTACCGGCACGCGGTGCGGCCCCACTTGTCCGAAGAACAGGACCGGCCGCACGAGGACCCCTCGCCGGTTCGGTTCGCCCAGGGAATCGGGTTCGCCTGCACCCTGGTGGCCACCATCGGATACGCCGGGGGCTGGACCGCCCTTGGGGTGACGACGAACACGCTGGCGCTGGTGGCCGCGCTGCTCAACGCCGCCTTCGGCTACTGCCTCGGGTGCCGGTTGTACCCACTGGCCCGGAGATTGGTCCCCGTGGGACCGGCCACCCGAACCCGCTGA
- a CDS encoding sulfurtransferase gives MSREQVLVTTDWAEQNLDTDGVVFAEVDEDTTAYDGGHIRGAVKLDWRNELQDHVRRDFVGREDFGKLLSAKGISNDDTVILYGGNNNWFAAYAYWYFKLYGHRDVRLLDGGRKKWELDGRELTKEVPERPATNYVAAEPDNSIRAFRDEVVEAIGQRNLVDVRSPDEFSGKLLAPAHLPQESAQRAGHIPSAINVPWSRAANEDGTFKSEDELRKVYNEAGLDDSRNTIAYCRIGERSSHTWFVLHELLGQQNVKNYDGSWTEYGSLVGVPIENPSEQEA, from the coding sequence ATGAGTCGTGAACAGGTCCTGGTCACCACCGACTGGGCCGAACAGAACCTGGACACCGACGGAGTCGTGTTCGCCGAGGTCGACGAGGACACCACGGCCTACGACGGCGGGCACATCCGCGGCGCGGTCAAGCTCGACTGGCGCAACGAGCTGCAGGACCACGTGCGGCGGGACTTCGTCGGCCGGGAGGACTTCGGCAAGCTGCTGTCCGCCAAGGGCATCTCGAACGACGACACGGTGATCCTCTACGGCGGCAACAACAACTGGTTCGCCGCCTACGCCTACTGGTACTTCAAGCTCTACGGCCACCGCGACGTCCGGCTGCTCGACGGCGGGCGCAAGAAGTGGGAGCTGGACGGCAGGGAGCTGACCAAGGAGGTCCCGGAGCGTCCCGCGACCAACTACGTCGCGGCGGAGCCGGACAACTCGATCCGTGCCTTCCGCGACGAGGTCGTCGAGGCGATCGGCCAGCGCAACCTGGTGGACGTGCGCTCGCCTGACGAGTTCTCCGGCAAGCTGCTCGCTCCGGCGCACCTGCCGCAGGAGTCCGCGCAGCGCGCCGGCCACATCCCGTCCGCGATCAACGTTCCCTGGAGCCGCGCCGCCAACGAGGACGGCACCTTCAAGTCCGAGGACGAGCTGCGCAAGGTCTACAACGAGGCCGGGCTGGACGACTCCCGGAACACGATCGCCTACTGCAGGATCGGCGAGCGCTCCTCGCACACCTGGTTCGTGCTACACGAGCTGCTGGGGCAGCAGAACGTGAAGAACTACGACGGTTCGTGGACCGAGTACGGCTCGCTGGTCGGCGTGCCGATCGAGAACCCGAGCGAGCAGGAGGCGTGA
- a CDS encoding DUF1416 domain-containing protein translates to MTVSSGCGAPDQSVAGADTGDQTVVAGKVRSGGQPVGGAFVRLLNSAGDFTAEVVSADSGDFRFYAAEGTWTVRALHRDGSGESEVAATGPGLHEVDIAVA, encoded by the coding sequence GTGACCGTGAGCAGCGGATGCGGAGCACCCGACCAGTCGGTCGCCGGTGCGGACACCGGTGACCAGACCGTCGTCGCGGGCAAGGTGCGCTCCGGAGGGCAGCCCGTCGGCGGCGCCTTCGTGCGGCTGCTGAACTCAGCCGGCGACTTCACCGCCGAGGTCGTCTCCGCCGACAGCGGCGACTTCCGGTTCTACGCGGCCGAGGGGACGTGGACCGTCCGGGCGCTGCACCGGGACGGCAGCGGCGAGTCCGAGGTGGCCGCCACGGGGCCGGGCCTGCACGAGGTCGACATCGCCGTGGCGTGA
- a CDS encoding methyltransferase domain-containing protein codes for MEFATLRDKAMAYREWLLKRKSEIDPDFPWYPFDTLANMLHLDGLLSGPNRTVFDRLAGQRIADIGAADGDLGFFLESQLGCELDVVETSAPNYNGLRGARLLAERLDSDARIHDVDLDSQFRLPTERYRAVLFLGLLYHLKNPFYVLETLAGHSELCFVSTRIAQLSPDHGTRFAEQPVAYLLHPTEANDDPTNFWIFSEAGLRRLFDRTGWEVLEFTTVGCTEGSDPAAQERDERAFALLRSRVLAG; via the coding sequence ATGGAGTTCGCGACACTGCGGGACAAGGCGATGGCCTACCGGGAATGGCTGTTGAAGCGCAAGTCCGAGATCGACCCGGACTTTCCCTGGTACCCCTTCGACACCCTCGCCAACATGCTTCACCTGGACGGGTTACTGTCCGGCCCCAACCGGACAGTGTTCGACCGGCTGGCCGGGCAGCGGATCGCCGACATCGGCGCCGCCGACGGTGACCTGGGTTTCTTCCTGGAGTCCCAGCTGGGGTGCGAACTCGACGTGGTGGAAACCTCGGCCCCCAACTACAACGGGCTGCGCGGAGCGCGCCTGCTGGCCGAACGGCTCGACTCCGACGCCCGCATCCACGACGTGGACCTGGACAGCCAGTTCCGGCTGCCCACCGAGCGCTACCGGGCCGTGCTGTTCCTCGGGCTGCTGTACCACCTGAAGAACCCGTTCTACGTGCTGGAGACGCTGGCCGGGCACAGCGAACTGTGCTTCGTCTCCACCCGGATCGCACAGCTCAGCCCGGACCACGGCACCCGGTTCGCGGAACAGCCGGTGGCCTACCTGCTCCACCCGACCGAGGCCAACGACGACCCCACCAACTTCTGGATCTTCTCGGAAGCCGGGCTGCGCAGGTTGTTCGACCGCACCGGCTGGGAGGTGCTCGAGTTCACCACCGTCGGGTGCACCGAGGGCTCCGACCCGGCGGCCCAGGAGCGCGACGAACGGGCGTTCGCCCTGCTGCGCTCCCGAGTCCTCGCGGGGTGA
- a CDS encoding FABP family protein: MSATPNQPSEQSGPSNGQPQPGSGDAAVRAQAERAEKTRGRNIPEFDDLPGIGDTANLRMGPELNGACLGLLPLIGVWRGEGEANHPSLDEKYRFLQQVTFAHDGRPFLYYESRAWKLDGEGGEIVEPAFRELGWWRPQPDDSIELLLVHSSGIAEMFFGNPRNQTSWELSTDAVLRTPTSEDVTAATRLYGVVEGSLAYVEERATSEHELQPRLSAKLERVVG, encoded by the coding sequence ATGTCTGCCACGCCCAACCAGCCGTCCGAACAGTCCGGCCCGTCCAACGGTCAACCGCAGCCCGGCAGCGGTGACGCGGCGGTGCGCGCCCAGGCCGAACGCGCGGAGAAGACCCGAGGGCGCAACATTCCCGAGTTCGACGACCTGCCGGGGATCGGTGACACCGCGAACCTGCGCATGGGACCGGAGCTCAACGGCGCCTGTCTGGGGCTGCTGCCGCTGATCGGCGTCTGGCGCGGCGAGGGCGAGGCCAACCACCCCTCGCTGGACGAGAAGTACCGCTTCCTGCAGCAGGTAACCTTCGCGCACGACGGCAGGCCGTTCCTGTACTACGAGAGCCGCGCCTGGAAGCTGGACGGCGAGGGCGGCGAGATCGTGGAGCCCGCCTTCCGCGAGCTCGGCTGGTGGCGTCCGCAGCCCGACGACAGCATCGAGCTGCTGCTGGTGCACTCCTCCGGCATCGCGGAGATGTTCTTCGGCAATCCCCGGAACCAGACCAGCTGGGAGCTGTCCACCGACGCGGTGCTGCGCACGCCCACCTCGGAGGACGTGACGGCCGCGACCCGGCTGTACGGCGTGGTCGAGGGATCGCTGGCCTACGTCGAGGAACGCGCCACCTCCGAGCACGAGCTGCAGCCCCGGCTCTCCGCCAAGCTGGAACGCGTGGTCGGCTGA
- a CDS encoding aminodeoxychorismate lyase, protein MRILALLDGTLVDPDAPLLRSHDLGVQRGDGIFETILAVDGHPRELEAHLDRLERSARLMELTLPERAKWQHAVRTVLAEWPWGSEREAAIKLVCTRGLDGGDGTPTAFVSGQSLSEELMRKRARGISVVTLERGIDPGMMERAPWLLLSAKTLSYAVNMAALREAERRGADEVVFTASDESLLEGPTSNVVLAEDGRLATPPPSSGILRGTTQGALFRAAEEAGWRTAVEPIARERLWRADGVWLASSIRKITQVHTIDGTPVATDSGLHERICKLYESRY, encoded by the coding sequence ATGCGCATCCTGGCTCTGCTCGACGGCACCCTCGTCGATCCCGACGCCCCACTGCTGCGTTCCCACGACCTCGGGGTGCAGCGCGGGGACGGGATCTTCGAGACGATCCTGGCCGTCGACGGTCATCCCCGGGAGCTGGAGGCCCACCTCGACCGACTGGAGCGGTCGGCGCGCCTGATGGAGCTGACGCTGCCGGAACGCGCGAAGTGGCAGCACGCCGTGCGGACGGTGCTGGCGGAGTGGCCGTGGGGCAGCGAGCGGGAGGCCGCGATCAAACTCGTGTGCACCCGCGGGCTGGACGGCGGGGACGGTACCCCCACCGCCTTCGTGTCGGGGCAGTCGCTGTCGGAGGAGCTGATGCGCAAGCGCGCCCGGGGGATCTCGGTGGTGACCCTGGAGCGCGGCATCGACCCGGGGATGATGGAGCGGGCCCCCTGGCTGCTGCTCTCGGCGAAGACGCTGTCCTACGCGGTCAACATGGCGGCGCTGCGCGAGGCGGAGCGGCGCGGCGCCGACGAGGTCGTGTTCACCGCGAGCGACGAGTCCCTGCTGGAGGGCCCCACCTCCAACGTGGTGCTGGCGGAGGACGGCAGGCTGGCGACCCCGCCGCCGAGCTCCGGCATCCTGCGGGGCACCACCCAGGGCGCGTTGTTCCGGGCGGCCGAGGAGGCGGGCTGGCGGACGGCGGTGGAGCCGATAGCCCGCGAGCGGCTGTGGCGCGCCGACGGGGTCTGGCTGGCTTCGAGCATCCGCAAGATCACCCAGGTGCACACGATCGACGGCACGCCCGTGGCCACCGACTCCGGGCTGCACGAGCGGATCTGCAAGCTCTACGAGTCGCGGTACTGA
- a CDS encoding transcriptional repressor: protein MRMTPQRQLVLDSVRELEHATPEQVCKHIQRTTPTVNITTVYRALDLLEQLGLVRHTHLGHGAPTYSAEEHEHVHLVCHHCGEVDEVPCEWFEELGGLLRRERGFALDASHLALSGTCAACRADEADRDGNTGDPRGADPVEGG from the coding sequence ATGCGCATGACACCGCAACGCCAGCTGGTCCTCGACTCCGTCCGGGAGCTGGAGCACGCCACCCCGGAGCAGGTGTGCAAGCACATCCAGCGGACGACGCCGACGGTCAACATCACCACCGTCTACCGCGCTCTCGACCTGCTGGAGCAGCTCGGGCTGGTTCGGCACACCCACCTGGGGCACGGCGCTCCCACCTACTCGGCGGAGGAGCACGAGCACGTGCACCTGGTCTGCCACCACTGCGGCGAGGTGGACGAGGTCCCCTGCGAATGGTTCGAGGAGCTCGGCGGACTGCTGCGCCGGGAGCGCGGGTTCGCGCTGGACGCCAGCCATCTCGCGCTGTCCGGGACCTGCGCGGCGTGCCGGGCGGACGAGGCGGACCGGGACGGGAATACCGGAGATCCGCGCGGTGCTGACCCCGTCGAAGGCGGCTGA
- the ygfZ gene encoding CAF17-like 4Fe-4S cluster assembly/insertion protein YgfZ: protein MNSPLLELPGAVPAPEDSPDYGVPWHFGDPFGEQRAATRDAVVVDRSHRQVIAVPGGERLSWLHLVLSQHLTELGEDRGTEALVLDNQGRVDSHMMVAHHGEVVYLDCEAGSTATSALPSMGTDGTQSLSEYLEAMRFWSDVQPREATEEFAVFTVIGPRAGEVLEAAGVTVPAEPYGVSGLPGGGLVRHVPFRQVFTADLLVPRDSMVDWWMRLTNQGARRAGTMAYEALRVEALRPRVGLDTDERAIPHELGWIHTAAHVAKGCYRGQETVAKVHNVGKPPRRMLLLHLDGSVEIRPETGDPVLRGERTVGRVGSVVLHHELGPVALALLKRSAPVDEELLAGDAEQERQVAAAVDPDSVPPDTGEPPGRIAAQRVRGH, encoded by the coding sequence ATGAACTCACCCCTGCTCGAACTTCCCGGTGCGGTCCCCGCACCCGAGGACTCCCCGGACTACGGGGTGCCGTGGCACTTCGGCGACCCGTTCGGGGAACAGCGCGCCGCCACCCGTGACGCGGTGGTCGTCGACCGCTCGCACCGCCAGGTGATCGCGGTTCCGGGTGGGGAACGCCTGAGCTGGCTGCACCTGGTGCTCTCGCAGCACCTCACCGAACTGGGCGAGGACCGGGGCACCGAGGCGCTGGTGCTGGACAACCAGGGGCGGGTGGACAGCCACATGATGGTGGCCCACCACGGGGAGGTCGTCTACCTCGACTGCGAGGCGGGCTCCACGGCGACCAGCGCGCTGCCCAGCATGGGGACGGACGGCACCCAGTCCCTGTCGGAGTACCTGGAGGCGATGCGGTTCTGGTCCGACGTCCAGCCGCGCGAGGCCACGGAGGAGTTCGCGGTGTTCACCGTGATCGGCCCCCGCGCGGGCGAGGTACTGGAAGCGGCCGGGGTGACGGTCCCGGCAGAACCCTACGGGGTGAGTGGCCTGCCCGGCGGTGGGCTGGTCCGGCACGTACCGTTCCGCCAGGTCTTCACCGCCGATCTGCTGGTGCCCCGGGACTCGATGGTCGACTGGTGGATGCGGTTGACCAACCAGGGCGCGCGCCGCGCTGGCACCATGGCCTACGAAGCGCTGCGCGTGGAGGCGCTGCGCCCCCGCGTGGGCCTGGACACCGACGAGCGGGCGATTCCCCACGAGCTGGGCTGGATCCACACCGCCGCGCACGTGGCCAAGGGCTGCTACCGGGGTCAGGAGACCGTGGCCAAGGTCCACAACGTGGGCAAGCCGCCGCGTCGGATGCTGCTGCTGCACCTGGACGGTTCGGTGGAGATACGTCCCGAGACCGGTGATCCGGTGCTGCGCGGCGAGCGCACCGTGGGGCGGGTGGGCAGCGTGGTGCTGCACCACGAGCTGGGCCCCGTGGCCCTGGCGCTGCTGAAGCGCTCGGCTCCGGTCGACGAGGAGCTGCTGGCGGGCGACGCCGAGCAGGAGCGCCAGGTCGCCGCCGCCGTGGACCCGGACTCGGTGCCGCCGGACACGGGGGAGCCGCCGGGCAGGATCGCGGCGCAGCGGGTTCGCGGGCACTGA
- a CDS encoding 3-keto-5-aminohexanoate cleavage protein — MTAPSTDPASSSERPGTIITVAVTGAHAKADVPALPVGSEEVATAAASCARVGASVVDLEPRHDTSVPDVVAAIRNRTDLVVRVSAYARSETLATLLDSGAEVLTCPVDAPEEFVSDLRAGARSRGIAVHHEVRELDQLETLRLRCAEETGPVHAVLVFGSSAGAGMRGDLETLSAAVARLPERVGYTVAGLDETAVPMLLGTLATDGHVRVGMADTLEYAPGVPVRDNAQLVARAAGVAKIAQRLPLSVSHVRGVFGLSG, encoded by the coding sequence ATGACAGCTCCGTCAACCGATCCAGCCAGCTCGTCGGAGCGCCCGGGAACGATCATCACGGTCGCGGTGACGGGAGCCCACGCGAAAGCGGACGTCCCCGCGCTTCCCGTCGGCAGTGAGGAGGTCGCCACGGCGGCGGCCTCCTGTGCGCGGGTGGGCGCCTCGGTCGTCGACCTGGAGCCCCGGCACGACACCTCGGTCCCGGACGTAGTGGCGGCGATACGCAACCGGACCGACCTGGTGGTGCGGGTGTCCGCCTACGCGCGCTCGGAGACGCTGGCGACCCTGCTGGACTCCGGTGCCGAGGTGCTGACCTGCCCGGTGGACGCGCCGGAGGAGTTCGTCTCCGACCTGCGGGCCGGGGCGCGCTCCCGGGGCATCGCGGTGCACCACGAGGTGCGGGAGCTCGACCAGCTGGAAACGCTGCGGCTGCGGTGCGCCGAGGAGACAGGGCCGGTGCACGCGGTGCTGGTCTTCGGCTCCTCCGCCGGGGCCGGGATGCGCGGCGACCTGGAGACGCTGAGCGCGGCGGTGGCGCGGCTTCCGGAACGGGTCGGCTACACGGTGGCGGGGTTGGACGAGACGGCAGTGCCGATGCTGCTGGGCACGTTGGCCACGGACGGTCACGTCAGGGTGGGCATGGCCGACACCCTGGAGTACGCGCCGGGGGTGCCGGTGCGGGACAACGCCCAACTGGTGGCCCGCGCCGCCGGAGTCGCGAAGATAGCTCAGCGGTTGCCGCTGTCGGTATCCCACGTTCGTGGGGTGTTCGGGTTGTCCGGGTGA
- a CDS encoding RsiG family protein, whose translation MIEVRPGGRRRIDRVLDPGYAGGLEQRDLDEVRSLRDEAAQEETDLSYLRRMLHARIDIVRAEQRRRSENGSATVVEELVGILSDNAVGPATGSGRYQTMEPSRAEAHRRHVEALVSDVDLSDVMSLSAAKLDAALRAFESEEESVSTRRKQVQHVVDELNDEIARRYREGVASVDELLAAERDGH comes from the coding sequence GTGATCGAAGTGCGCCCCGGTGGCCGCCGACGCATCGACCGGGTCCTGGACCCGGGCTACGCGGGTGGTCTCGAACAACGTGATCTCGACGAAGTCCGCTCGCTGCGGGACGAGGCGGCGCAGGAGGAGACGGACCTGTCCTATCTGCGCCGGATGTTGCACGCGCGGATCGACATCGTGCGTGCCGAACAGCGCAGGCGCTCCGAGAACGGTTCCGCGACGGTGGTCGAGGAGCTGGTGGGCATCCTCTCGGACAACGCCGTCGGACCGGCCACCGGCTCGGGGCGCTACCAGACCATGGAACCCTCGCGGGCCGAGGCACACCGCAGGCACGTGGAGGCCCTGGTCTCGGACGTGGACCTGTCCGACGTGATGTCGCTGTCGGCCGCGAAGCTCGACGCGGCCCTGCGGGCCTTCGAGTCCGAGGAGGAGTCCGTCTCCACTCGGCGCAAGCAGGTACAGCACGTGGTAGACGAACTCAACGACGAGATCGCCCGCCGATACCGCGAGGGAGTCGCGTCGGTGGACGAATTACTGGCTGCGGAAAGGGACGGGCATTGA
- a CDS encoding asparaginase, whose translation MSEQGEHAPVVELVRGDIREGLHHGSAVVLAPDGEVSRRVGEVDRPMYPRSANKPAQAVGMVRAGLELAEQADLAMAAASHNGEPEHVLRTRELLNRHDLTEDALRCPTDWPLREDERDRRASEGFGKQRITMNCSGKHAAMLATCTQRGWATEDYLDRGHPLQIGLHEVVAELAGEPIPSVSVDGCGAPLFALSLTGLARTFRTMVTAAPGTAERRVADAMRAHPWFVAGTEREDTLLMRAVPGLLSKSGVEGVLAVALPDGHAVAVKIADGSARARLPVVVAALRSLGIDNEELAALAESGVLGGGRPMGTVRALKGLFD comes from the coding sequence TTGAGCGAGCAGGGTGAGCACGCCCCGGTGGTGGAGCTGGTTCGCGGTGACATCCGGGAGGGGCTCCATCACGGTTCGGCGGTGGTGCTGGCACCGGACGGTGAGGTGTCGCGTCGCGTGGGCGAGGTCGACCGACCGATGTACCCGCGCTCGGCGAACAAGCCGGCACAGGCCGTGGGCATGGTGCGGGCGGGGCTGGAGCTCGCGGAGCAGGCCGATCTGGCGATGGCCGCGGCCTCCCACAACGGGGAGCCGGAACACGTGCTGCGCACTCGGGAGCTGTTGAACCGCCACGACCTGACCGAGGACGCGCTGCGGTGCCCCACCGACTGGCCGCTGCGGGAGGACGAGCGTGACCGGCGCGCCTCCGAGGGGTTCGGCAAGCAGCGCATCACGATGAACTGCTCGGGCAAGCACGCGGCGATGCTCGCCACCTGCACCCAGCGCGGCTGGGCCACCGAGGACTACCTGGATCGCGGGCATCCGCTGCAGATCGGGCTGCACGAGGTGGTCGCCGAACTGGCGGGCGAACCGATCCCCTCGGTCTCGGTGGACGGCTGCGGAGCCCCGCTGTTCGCGCTCTCGCTGACGGGGCTCGCCCGCACGTTCCGGACCATGGTCACCGCGGCCCCCGGGACCGCCGAGCGTCGGGTCGCCGACGCCATGCGCGCGCACCCCTGGTTCGTGGCGGGCACCGAACGCGAGGACACGCTGCTGATGCGCGCGGTCCCCGGACTGCTGAGCAAGTCCGGGGTCGAGGGAGTGCTGGCGGTGGCGCTGCCCGACGGGCACGCGGTCGCGGTGAAGATCGCGGACGGCTCGGCGCGCGCCAGGCTGCCGGTGGTGGTGGCCGCGCTGCGCTCGTTGGGGATCGACAACGAGGAGCTGGCGGCACTGGCGGAGAGCGGCGTGCTGGGCGGCGGCCGGCCGATGGGGACCGTCCGTGCGCTGAAGGGCCTGTTCGACTGA
- a CDS encoding DUF3073 domain-containing protein — translation MGRGRAKAKQTKVARELKYNSPSVDLGALERELSSDYTPEWYEEGDYYYDDDRDDDRRR, via the coding sequence ATGGGGCGCGGCCGTGCCAAGGCCAAGCAGACGAAAGTGGCCCGCGAGCTGAAATACAATTCCCCCAGTGTTGACCTCGGGGCGTTGGAGCGTGAGCTTTCCTCTGACTACACCCCTGAGTGGTACGAAGAGGGAGATTACTACTACGACGACGACAGGGACGACGACCGCCGACGCTGA
- a CDS encoding DUF4396 domain-containing protein: MSTHTASWAMAASATLHCLTGCAIGEVAGMVIGTALGLHNAATIALAVVLAFMFGYALTIRGVLRAGVGFKRALRLALAADTLSIAVMELVDNLVMVGIPGAMHAGLANWLFWAALAFALAVAFLLAVPVNKWMISRGRGHAVVHGAHAH, from the coding sequence ATGTCGACGCACACGGCTTCCTGGGCCATGGCGGCCTCGGCGACGCTGCACTGCCTGACCGGATGTGCCATCGGCGAGGTCGCGGGCATGGTCATCGGAACGGCGCTGGGCCTGCACAACGCGGCGACCATCGCGCTCGCCGTCGTACTGGCTTTCATGTTCGGTTACGCCCTCACCATACGCGGAGTCCTGCGGGCGGGGGTGGGCTTCAAGCGCGCGCTACGGCTGGCGCTCGCCGCCGACACCCTCTCGATCGCGGTGATGGAGCTGGTGGACAACCTGGTGATGGTGGGGATTCCCGGAGCCATGCACGCCGGACTGGCCAACTGGCTGTTCTGGGCCGCGCTGGCCTTCGCGCTGGCGGTGGCGTTCCTGTTGGCGGTGCCGGTCAACAAGTGGATGATCAGCCGTGGCAGGGGGCACGCGGTGGTGCACGGGGCGCACGCGCACTGA